From the Saccharomyces paradoxus chromosome XIV, complete sequence genome, one window contains:
- the MID1 gene encoding Mid1p (N-glycosylated integral membrane protein of the ER and plasma membrane~similar to YNL291C) yields MIVLQSLFVVYCLFATSIQGLFQDFNPFANKNISLKFPSLNGWERNIMTTGQQTIINSDSIYEWTPILSNITGGKKDSFVFTIDAEASGYGFAPTYEVLMFISGNICQMPVNKSDVDLTIYYSFNETVLENPNIGQNAVFQDGYIQALAISPVQSSSSNATSTYSNLYVVAELVNSTTKQPLSSSDASENWEYRLSISENDLVFQWDVRPWVEVLDTDMNSALLSTGNVTADAKVYHNYSIYDPSLYDLYVYSYEDSIQIDQNYNLSLCAVKNGPYLVSSQNTSNATVTSNSTNPLERTDLAIQKKITEYGGSVTEMFYITGLNASTTYVAYLAKKISNGDGLSSVGGILFSHVYFTTRNTDACSLIFGLDFCSDVAYSVPTSSFSVDNKTLMAQTYDHIAEALYANFSKALQLVSCDADEDARYSPVMSCNDCAEAYRDWVCAVSIPRCSTISSQYYIHRDKSHNRNDYLDKYIKPLDDYYEILPCIDMCYTLVRNCPSDFAFSCPDDVTTEDLLYQSYNFYMDTDFSTCNYIGNSSLMEIHPLDDT; encoded by the coding sequence ATGATTGTGTTGCAGTCATTATTTGTGGTTTACTGCTTGTTTGCCACTTCAATTCAAGGGTTATTCCAAGACTTCAACCCCTTCgcaaataaaaatatttccttGAAGTTTCCCAGCCTAAATGGTTGGGAAAGAAACATTATGACTACTGGTCAACAGACTATTATCAATTCAGATAGCATCTATGAATGGACCCCAATCCTGTCGAACATAACGGGGGGCAAAAAGGACAGTTTTGTATTTACCATCGACGCAGAAGCCTCTGGTTATGGATTTGCACCCACATATGAAGTATTAATGTTTATCAGTGGCAATATTTGCCAAATGCCTGTCAATAAATCGGATGTAGATTTAACAATATACTACTCTTTCAATGAAACAGTATTAGAAAATCCAAATATAGGGCAAAATGCAGTTTTCCAAGATGGCTACATTCAAGCATTGGCCATTAGTCCGGTACAGTCTTCTAGCTCGAACGCTACCTCCACGTATTCAAATCTTTATGTGGTTGCTGAGCTAGTGAATTCCACTACAAAACAACCACTATCCAGTTCTGACGCCTCAGAAAATTGGGAATACAGACTGAGTATCTCTGAGAACGACTTGGTTTTTCAATGGGATGTAAGACCTTGGGTAGAGGTTTTAGACACCGATATGAACTCTGCATTACTATCAACTGGGAATGTCACCGCTGACGCCAAAGTTTACCACAATTATTCAATATATGATCCATCCCTGTATGATCTATATGTTTACTCGTACGAAGATTCTATTCAAATAGACCAAAACTACAATCTTTCTCTATGTGCTGTAAAAAATGGACCGTATTTAGTGTCTTCCCAAAATACATCGAATGCAACAGTCACATCAAATAGTACAAATCCATTGGAGCGTACCGACTTGgccattcaaaaaaaaattacagaATATGGTGGTAGCGTGACGGAAATGTTTTACATAACAGGATTGAATGCCTCGACAACTTATGTAGCGTACCtggcaaagaaaatcaGCAATGGTGACGGGTTGTCAAGTGTAGGCGGCATATTATTTTCACATGTATACTTTACCACAAGAAATACTGATGCTTGCTCTTTAATCTTTGGTTTGGACTTCTGCAGTGACGTCGCTTATTCTGTTCCTACATCCTCATTTTCTGTGGATAATAAAACTCTCATGGCACAGACATATGACCACATTGCGGAAGCACTATATGCAAATTTTAGCAAAGCTCTACAGTTAGTATCCTGTGACGCAGACGAAGACGCAAGGTATTCTCCAGTCATGAGTTGTAATGATTGCGCCGAAGCGTATCGTGATTGGGTATGTGCAGTATCAATTCCAAGATGTAGCACGATATCTTCTCAATATTATATTCACAGAGATAAATCTCACAATCGTAATGATTATTTGGACAAATACATCAAACCTTTGGATGACTATTACGAAATTCTACCTTGCATTGACATGTGTTATACATTAGTACGAAACTGCCCGAGTGATTTTGCATTTTCCTGTCCGGATGACGTAACTACGGAAgatcttctttatcaaagtTACAATTTCTACATGGACACCGATTTTTCAACCTGTAATTATATAGGTAACTCATCCTTGATGGAAATTCATCCTTTGGATGATACatga